A genome region from Thermoanaerobacterium xylanolyticum LX-11 includes the following:
- the vapC gene encoding type II toxin-antitoxin system VapC family toxin, translating into MKDNILVDTSVWIEYFRDKREIVEIIDDMLLQGKVYITGLIIAELFQGVKTEKERGMLERYIDSIPTVSCDYKDWIEIGKLSFKLRRDGKTIPLSDVLIAYLSIKNDMMIFSFDGHFKMIDGVKLFDHIAV; encoded by the coding sequence ATGAAAGATAATATACTTGTTGATACATCTGTATGGATAGAATATTTTAGGGACAAACGAGAGATTGTTGAGATTATCGATGATATGCTTTTGCAGGGCAAAGTCTATATAACAGGCCTTATAATTGCTGAACTTTTTCAAGGAGTGAAGACAGAAAAAGAGAGAGGGATGCTTGAAAGGTATATTGATTCGATACCGACGGTATCATGTGATTATAAAGATTGGATTGAGATTGGAAAGCTTTCTTTTAAGTTAAGGAGAGATGGCAAAACCATACCACTATCAGATGTACTTATCGCTTATTTATCGATTAAAAATGATATGATGATATTCTCATTTGATGGACATTTTAAAATGATAGACGGCGTTAAACTGTTTGACCATATAGCCGTTTAA
- a CDS encoding ECF transporter S component, with translation MNTKTTTIKNVKTLTLVAMLIAMSAVGAMIKVYNTVAFDSLPGYFASLYFGSYIGAIVISLGHIFTALTSGFPLGIPNHIIIAVSMAVCAYFYSLVYKKFNSYVAVAVGTILNGPVATLIFVPQYGWGFFIQMVLPLTIASFTNVLLASIIYKTVLKMTKR, from the coding sequence ATGAATACAAAAACAACAACGATTAAAAATGTTAAAACATTGACACTTGTGGCTATGCTTATTGCCATGAGTGCCGTTGGTGCCATGATTAAAGTTTACAATACGGTGGCGTTTGATTCACTGCCGGGTTATTTTGCATCTCTTTATTTCGGAAGCTACATAGGAGCAATCGTCATTTCTTTAGGCCACATTTTTACTGCACTTACATCTGGTTTTCCGCTTGGAATACCAAATCACATTATCATTGCTGTGTCGATGGCTGTATGTGCATATTTTTATTCACTGGTGTATAAGAAGTTTAACAGCTATGTAGCGGTCGCTGTTGGTACCATATTAAATGGGCCTGTTGCAACACTTATCTTTGTACCGCAGTACGGTTGGGGATTTTTCATTCAGATGGTGTTACCTCTTACTATTGCATCTTTTACAAATGTCCTTTTAGCGTCTATCATTTATAAGACAGTTTTAAAAATGACAAAAAGGTGA
- a CDS encoding cobyric acid synthase translates to MAFKIMLQGTASSVGKSLLVAALCRIFKQDGYSVAPFKSQNMALNSFITDEGLEMGRAQAVQAEAAGIKPSVLMNPILLKPSSDKNCQVILRGRVYDSMDASYYQEFKPKLLSMIKEDFDKLSQSYDIVVIEGAGSPAEINLREKDVVNMGLAELVDSPVLIVGDIDKGGVFASIAGTLLLLNDDERERVKGVIINKFRGDLEILKPGLKMLEDIIKKDVIGVVPYTDVYVDEEDSATDAYYGRKSGGAIDIAILNLPHISNFTDFEPLKKIQDVNVKYVNKGEKIGDCDVLIIPGTKNTIGDLKALKDARLHHEILNLRKMGKLIIGICGGYQMLGKRILDPQHIEGPVSEMEGLGLLDVETVISHEKITTQVKSQISDDLPDFLSPIKGLFVNGYEIHMGISSTGEKSFSNIITRNDEKISVSDGCVSSDGKVFGTYMHGIFENTEFTRRLVNILRSSKGLKDIDYIEDYRKFKEREYDRLADVVRKSLDINKIYQIMKGSI, encoded by the coding sequence ATGGCATTTAAGATAATGCTTCAAGGTACGGCATCATCTGTTGGGAAAAGCTTGTTGGTGGCTGCTCTCTGCAGGATATTTAAGCAGGACGGATATTCGGTGGCACCATTTAAGTCACAAAATATGGCTCTTAATTCTTTTATAACAGATGAGGGTTTGGAGATGGGACGAGCACAAGCTGTACAAGCTGAAGCTGCAGGCATAAAACCGTCGGTGCTTATGAATCCCATACTTTTAAAGCCAAGCTCAGACAAAAATTGTCAAGTTATACTAAGAGGCAGAGTTTATGATAGCATGGATGCATCTTATTACCAGGAATTCAAGCCGAAACTTTTAAGCATGATAAAAGAGGATTTTGACAAGCTTAGCCAGTCGTACGACATAGTAGTGATTGAAGGTGCTGGAAGTCCTGCCGAGATAAATCTTAGAGAAAAAGACGTTGTAAATATGGGATTGGCGGAGTTGGTGGATTCACCGGTATTGATAGTAGGTGACATAGATAAAGGCGGTGTCTTCGCGTCTATTGCAGGCACACTATTGCTTTTAAATGATGATGAAAGAGAAAGGGTAAAAGGAGTCATAATAAACAAATTTAGAGGCGACTTAGAGATATTAAAGCCAGGCTTAAAGATGTTGGAGGACATAATTAAAAAAGATGTCATCGGTGTAGTTCCTTACACGGATGTATATGTTGATGAGGAGGACAGTGCGACAGATGCTTATTACGGGAGAAAAAGCGGTGGGGCTATTGATATTGCGATTTTAAATCTTCCACACATATCCAATTTTACTGATTTTGAACCATTGAAGAAGATTCAAGATGTAAATGTAAAGTACGTAAATAAAGGGGAGAAAATCGGCGACTGCGATGTATTGATAATACCAGGTACGAAAAATACGATAGGAGATCTTAAAGCACTTAAAGATGCCAGACTTCATCATGAGATTTTGAATTTGAGAAAAATGGGAAAGCTTATAATCGGCATATGTGGAGGATATCAGATGCTGGGAAAAAGGATATTGGATCCACAACACATAGAAGGGCCTGTTAGTGAGATGGAAGGTTTAGGATTATTGGATGTAGAGACAGTTATTTCACATGAAAAGATCACAACACAAGTTAAATCCCAAATTTCCGATGATTTGCCTGATTTTTTATCACCAATTAAGGGGCTATTTGTAAATGGATACGAGATACACATGGGCATAAGTTCTACAGGAGAAAAAAGTTTTTCCAATATCATTACAAGAAACGATGAAAAAATATCTGTCAGTGACGGATGTGTAAGCAGTGACGGGAAAGTGTTTGGTACGTATATGCATGGAATATTTGAAAACACGGAGTTCACAAGGAGACTTGTAAATATTTTAAGAAGTTCAAAGGGGTTAAAAGATATAGATTACATTGAAGACTACAGGAAATTTAAAGAAAGAGAGTACGACAGGTTGGCAGATGTAGTAAGAAAAAGCTTAGACATAAATAAAATTTACCAGATAATGAAAGGTAGTATCTGA
- a CDS encoding cobyrinate a,c-diamide synthase gives MCKAFMIAGTHSGVGKTTITIGIIGYLSKKYKVIPFKIGPDYIDTAYHRFASGNSAYNLDVYMLGDDYVKKSFLKHALSGDVALVEGVMGMYDGINNTSYGSSAYVAKLLSLPVVLVVDASGIAASVSALVKGYIEYDKDVKIKGVIFNKVGSEKHYKLLKECIERDLGIKAFGYLPQDDMISLPERHLGLMPIYETKGEHNFSILYDRIGEFIDVDGILDSCDVELKKDDLDDGKAAAKTKEDIKIAFAYDEAFNFYYQDSLDSLIYAGVELIPFSPLHEDVIPKDAVGIYLGGGFPEVFAERLSKNHSMLFSIKESIEKGMPVYAECGGFMYLAKKIVDLNGDGYNMVGIFDLDAIMTKRLVNFGYAEAEVVKDNVLFKKGDVIFGHVFHNSKMSGIHDDFAYEVHKPHSEEKWPCGYVYKNCLGTYVHINLLKYPNAVERFISHCKDYGREMGKYGI, from the coding sequence TTGTGTAAAGCATTTATGATAGCTGGAACTCATTCTGGTGTAGGTAAGACTACTATTACTATTGGTATAATAGGATATCTTTCCAAAAAGTACAAAGTCATTCCGTTTAAAATAGGACCTGATTACATAGACACAGCATATCACAGATTTGCATCTGGAAATTCCGCGTATAATTTGGATGTTTACATGCTTGGAGATGATTACGTAAAAAAGTCCTTTTTAAAGCACGCTTTATCTGGAGATGTAGCTTTAGTAGAAGGCGTCATGGGCATGTACGACGGAATCAATAATACAAGCTATGGCAGCAGTGCTTATGTGGCAAAACTTTTAAGCTTACCTGTCGTACTTGTCGTTGATGCATCTGGAATTGCCGCAAGTGTTTCTGCCTTAGTTAAGGGCTATATAGAATACGATAAAGATGTAAAGATTAAAGGAGTAATTTTCAATAAAGTCGGCAGCGAAAAACACTATAAGCTTTTAAAAGAATGTATCGAAAGAGATTTGGGTATAAAGGCATTTGGATATCTTCCACAAGATGATATGATAAGTCTACCCGAGAGACATCTTGGTCTTATGCCTATATACGAGACAAAGGGAGAGCACAATTTCAGCATTTTGTACGACAGAATAGGTGAGTTTATAGATGTAGATGGCATTCTCGATTCATGCGATGTGGAATTGAAAAAAGATGATTTAGACGATGGAAAAGCGGCAGCAAAGACAAAAGAAGATATCAAGATTGCATTTGCATACGATGAGGCGTTTAATTTTTACTATCAGGATAGCTTAGATTCATTGATTTATGCAGGAGTAGAGTTAATACCATTTAGTCCACTGCATGAGGATGTTATTCCTAAAGATGCAGTTGGAATTTACTTAGGTGGAGGATTTCCGGAAGTTTTTGCTGAAAGATTAAGCAAAAATCATTCTATGTTATTTTCAATTAAAGAAAGCATTGAAAAAGGAATGCCAGTCTACGCGGAATGTGGTGGTTTTATGTACCTTGCGAAAAAAATTGTTGATCTAAATGGAGATGGATACAACATGGTGGGAATATTCGATTTAGATGCCATCATGACGAAAAGGTTAGTCAATTTTGGCTACGCTGAGGCAGAAGTTGTAAAGGACAATGTGTTATTTAAAAAAGGAGATGTCATCTTTGGTCATGTTTTTCACAATTCGAAGATGTCAGGGATACACGATGATTTTGCATATGAAGTGCATAAACCACATTCTGAAGAAAAGTGGCCGTGCGGATATGTGTACAAAAATTGTTTAGGTACTTATGTTCACATCAACTTATTGAAATACCCAAATGCTGTAGAAAGATTTATAAGCCATTGCAAAGATTATGGTCGGGAGATGGGAAAGTATGGCATTTAA
- a CDS encoding DUF5685 family protein translates to MFGYIKPYKPEMKIKDYDVFKAYYCGLCKEIGRKYGEISRLTLNYELTYLAIFLSALSDEEICIREESCVANPFKKKPIIKENPYIAYAADMNAILMYYKFLDDKEDDKSLNATLLEPFFKTKFRKSYKSYSKKAEKIKGYLEVLKSLEETKCSSVDVASEPFANVMKEMFLIDDLKIGDEDYAKVGQIAYHLGRFVYILDAYDDLKNDLENGSYNPFIYQYNLSYDKMQEDELEPMLEEIKEWTKFNLTFTLSTIVKLYEQLKLKKNVGIIDNIFRIGLYMEFMRVMEGDKSCKIRTKS, encoded by the coding sequence ATGTTTGGATATATAAAGCCATACAAACCTGAGATGAAGATAAAAGATTATGATGTTTTTAAGGCGTATTACTGTGGCCTTTGCAAGGAAATCGGAAGAAAATATGGCGAGATAAGCCGATTGACTTTAAACTATGAGCTTACGTATCTTGCAATTTTTTTATCGGCTTTGTCTGACGAGGAGATATGCATAAGAGAAGAAAGCTGTGTGGCGAATCCATTTAAGAAAAAGCCTATTATTAAAGAAAACCCGTATATTGCTTATGCGGCAGATATGAATGCCATACTTATGTACTATAAATTTTTGGATGACAAAGAAGATGATAAATCTTTAAACGCAACTTTATTAGAGCCTTTTTTTAAGACAAAATTTAGAAAGTCTTATAAGTCATATTCTAAAAAGGCGGAAAAAATAAAAGGGTATTTAGAAGTCTTAAAAAGCTTGGAAGAGACGAAGTGTTCATCTGTTGATGTAGCTTCTGAACCATTTGCCAATGTCATGAAAGAAATGTTTTTAATTGATGACCTAAAAATTGGCGATGAAGATTATGCCAAAGTCGGCCAAATTGCGTATCATTTAGGAAGATTTGTATATATTTTAGATGCCTACGACGATTTGAAGAATGATTTAGAAAATGGCAGTTACAATCCTTTTATATACCAGTACAATCTTTCTTATGACAAAATGCAGGAAGATGAGTTAGAACCTATGTTAGAGGAAATCAAAGAGTGGACAAAATTTAATTTGACTTTTACGCTTTCTACGATAGTTAAATTGTATGAACAGTTGAAGTTAAAAAAGAATGTTGGAATAATCGACAATATTTTTAGAATTGGACTTTACATGGAATTTATGAGAGTTATGGAAGGAGATAAATCATGCAAAATCCGTACGAAGTCTTAG
- a CDS encoding QueT transporter family protein, whose amino-acid sequence MNSKTKKIVYGALIAAVYAVVTVALAPISYGQVQVRVAEALTIMPFFSSYSIFGLFVGCIIANMIGGNGIFDVVFGSLATLISAVITYYIGKSNLRYKRYLAPLPPVVINGIIIGIELNFLYKLPLVASMLWVGLGEMIACYVLGLPLLLYIDKNDKIKSMIG is encoded by the coding sequence TTGAACAGTAAAACTAAGAAGATAGTCTACGGAGCATTGATTGCTGCAGTGTACGCAGTCGTCACAGTGGCTCTTGCGCCTATAAGCTATGGTCAAGTACAAGTAAGGGTTGCTGAAGCACTTACAATTATGCCTTTCTTTTCGTCGTATTCCATTTTTGGGCTTTTTGTTGGGTGTATAATTGCAAATATGATAGGCGGGAATGGAATATTCGATGTGGTTTTTGGTTCTTTAGCGACGCTAATTAGTGCTGTAATAACGTACTATATTGGCAAATCGAATCTTAGGTATAAGCGATATTTAGCACCGTTGCCGCCAGTTGTAATAAATGGAATCATCATCGGAATAGAATTAAATTTCCTTTACAAACTTCCTCTTGTGGCTTCGATGCTATGGGTTGGATTGGGTGAGATGATAGCGTGCTATGTGCTGGGATTGCCACTGCTTTTGTACATAGATAAAAATGACAAGATAAAAAGCATGATCGGATAG
- the cobU gene encoding bifunctional adenosylcobinamide kinase/adenosylcobinamide-phosphate guanylyltransferase, giving the protein MALIMVTGGARSGKSQFAESLAVKYAGYSVLYIATSIPFDDEMKERVSRHRERRPKEWETAEVYKGISDIIRSTDKKAVLLDCLTVMVSNLLLEIDMTWEEKDIEDVVRAEEKVTGEVDGLIKASKEKDKDVIVVTNEVGMGLVPEYKLGRIFRDISGRMNKKIAENADYVYFMVSGIPLEIKNNSLR; this is encoded by the coding sequence TTGGCTTTGATTATGGTGACAGGTGGTGCAAGGTCTGGCAAAAGCCAGTTTGCAGAAAGTCTTGCTGTAAAATATGCTGGTTACAGCGTACTTTACATAGCTACATCTATACCGTTTGATGATGAGATGAAAGAAAGAGTTAGTAGGCACAGGGAAAGAAGGCCAAAGGAGTGGGAAACAGCAGAAGTTTACAAAGGCATTTCTGATATAATAAGAAGCACAGATAAGAAAGCTGTGCTTTTAGACTGTCTGACAGTGATGGTGTCCAATCTCCTGTTAGAAATTGATATGACGTGGGAAGAGAAAGATATAGAAGATGTAGTAAGAGCTGAAGAAAAAGTAACCGGGGAAGTTGATGGCTTGATAAAAGCCTCTAAAGAGAAGGATAAAGATGTAATAGTTGTGACAAATGAAGTTGGAATGGGACTTGTCCCGGAATATAAATTGGGAAGGATATTTAGGGACATATCAGGTAGAATGAACAAAAAAATTGCTGAGAATGCTGATTATGTCTACTTTATGGTTTCAGGCATACCCTTAGAAATAAAAAATAATAGCTTGCGGTGA
- a CDS encoding AIR synthase related protein: protein MIEKYRDVLIIHEGDVAFAVSCDSTGAIGEKENDVLKVDAEMVGRAAIKVALSELLCVGVWPIAISDTLSNEMNPTGIKVIDGMKKELVENEIYDVALTGSTEENFPSTMTGVGVTAIGRAAKEDLKVRKAMAGMEVGLFGYPRVGQEVLRFNDILSLKDYVKIFRCGEIAEAIPVGSKGIKYELDVLKFTSGLDLLRKYDDEIDDGKSGGPSTCCIVVYKEDDRQIVKNLLDKPFIRLGRLF, encoded by the coding sequence ATGATAGAGAAGTACAGGGATGTTTTAATCATACACGAAGGTGATGTTGCATTCGCCGTATCATGTGACAGCACAGGTGCAATCGGGGAAAAGGAAAATGATGTTTTAAAGGTAGATGCTGAGATGGTAGGAAGAGCAGCCATTAAAGTCGCTTTGTCAGAGCTTCTATGTGTTGGTGTTTGGCCAATCGCAATATCAGATACGCTGTCAAATGAAATGAATCCTACTGGCATTAAGGTCATAGATGGAATGAAAAAAGAGCTTGTTGAAAATGAGATATATGACGTTGCTTTAACTGGCAGCACAGAGGAAAATTTTCCTTCAACGATGACAGGTGTTGGCGTCACAGCAATTGGAAGGGCAGCGAAAGAGGATTTAAAAGTGCGAAAGGCTATGGCAGGCATGGAAGTAGGACTTTTTGGTTACCCCCGAGTTGGACAAGAGGTTTTGCGTTTTAACGATATTCTTTCCCTTAAAGATTATGTGAAAATATTTAGATGCGGCGAAATAGCAGAAGCCATTCCTGTAGGATCAAAGGGAATAAAATATGAACTTGATGTGCTTAAATTTACTTCTGGACTAGATTTATTAAGAAAATACGATGACGAGATTGATGATGGAAAGTCAGGTGGACCTTCCACATGTTGCATTGTAGTTTACAAAGAAGATGATAGGCAGATAGTTAAAAATCTCTTAGACAAGCCATTTATTCGGTTAGGAAGACTATTTTGA
- the cbiB gene encoding adenosylcobinamide-phosphate synthase CbiB → MEVIAAYFLDLMIGDPPGYPHPVRLMGRLISFLECKFRKIAKTERQERIAGYFLCAIVVFTSYISGYFIIYIVKEINVYLGKILDMLLIYTCLATNDLAKSAMRVYNPLKKDNIFEARKMLSFIVSRDTENLGYSDIIRGAVETVAENISDGIIGPLFYAFIGGAPLALAYKASSTLDSMVGYKNERYLNIGYASAKLDDILNFLPARITGLLIVASSFLLRYDYKNSFRILKRDRLKHESPNSAHGEAAVAGALNVELGGLNYYFGKPELKPKLGDGKEAPELNHIKDTVKIMYMTSFLGLILFFAFKTILTGGI, encoded by the coding sequence ATGGAAGTGATAGCTGCATATTTTTTAGATCTAATGATAGGCGATCCGCCAGGATATCCTCATCCAGTAAGACTCATGGGAAGACTAATCAGCTTTTTAGAGTGCAAATTTAGAAAGATTGCTAAAACTGAAAGGCAAGAAAGAATCGCCGGTTATTTCTTGTGTGCCATTGTTGTCTTTACAAGCTATATAAGCGGGTACTTTATCATTTACATTGTGAAAGAAATAAATGTTTATTTGGGCAAGATTTTAGATATGCTTCTCATCTATACTTGCCTTGCAACTAATGATTTAGCGAAATCAGCTATGAGAGTATACAATCCTCTTAAAAAAGACAACATTTTTGAAGCTCGGAAGATGTTGTCTTTCATTGTAAGCCGTGATACGGAAAATTTAGGCTACAGTGATATCATAAGAGGTGCTGTTGAGACAGTGGCGGAAAACATATCTGATGGTATAATTGGGCCTTTGTTTTACGCTTTTATAGGCGGTGCGCCGTTGGCATTGGCCTACAAGGCTTCCAGTACACTTGACTCGATGGTTGGCTATAAAAATGAAAGATATTTAAACATAGGATATGCTTCTGCAAAGCTTGACGATATTTTAAATTTCCTGCCAGCCAGGATAACAGGGCTTTTGATTGTAGCATCATCATTTTTGCTGAGATATGATTATAAAAATAGTTTCCGCATTTTAAAAAGGGATAGATTAAAGCACGAAAGTCCCAATAGTGCACATGGGGAAGCTGCTGTTGCAGGTGCGCTAAATGTGGAGTTAGGAGGGCTTAACTACTATTTTGGAAAGCCTGAACTGAAACCGAAGTTGGGAGATGGCAAAGAAGCACCTGAATTGAACCACATCAAAGATACTGTAAAGATAATGTATATGACATCTTTTCTGGGGCTTATTTTATTCTTTGCTTTTAAAACAATATTAACAGGAGGTATATAG
- a CDS encoding type II toxin-antitoxin system VapB family antitoxin, producing the protein MRTTINVSEDILKEAEMLYETNNRSKAVEEALKDAIRMKKLQHLMKLKGRINFAVDSSDIERLRSMEIDER; encoded by the coding sequence ATGCGTACGACAATAAATGTATCTGAGGATATTCTCAAAGAAGCTGAGATGTTGTATGAGACGAACAACAGGTCGAAAGCTGTTGAAGAGGCGTTGAAGGATGCCATAAGGATGAAAAAATTGCAGCATTTGATGAAACTTAAAGGAAGGATAAACTTTGCAGTAGATTCTTCAGATATTGAAAGATTAAGGAGCATGGAAATCGATGAAAGATAA
- a CDS encoding ABC transporter ATP-binding protein, protein MTIVNVEDLHYSYGNIQALKGVNFKIDGYEMVGILGSNGSGKTTLLKNISGYLKPSRGNVFMMDKSVHKMRSKDRARIIGYVPQDLYFDFEFTSYDVVMMGRTPYLRRFQRETEKDVSIVKEAMILTNTWDLKDRYVNELSGGQRQRVYIARALAQEPKILLLDEPISHLDVKYQVEVLSILKRLTAKGILVFSVLHDINLSSQFCDFILLMKDGEIISMGTPNEVITVENIKMVFSVDAHVIRNPITDTPLIVISKRQGDGLKIV, encoded by the coding sequence ATGACAATAGTAAATGTTGAAGATCTCCATTATAGTTATGGCAATATTCAGGCTTTGAAAGGTGTAAATTTTAAGATAGATGGATATGAAATGGTTGGCATATTGGGAAGCAATGGTTCTGGCAAGACAACTCTTTTGAAGAACATTTCAGGTTATTTGAAGCCCAGCAGAGGCAATGTATTTATGATGGACAAAAGTGTCCACAAAATGCGTTCAAAAGATAGAGCAAGGATTATCGGCTATGTTCCACAGGATTTGTATTTTGACTTTGAATTTACATCTTACGATGTTGTGATGATGGGAAGGACACCTTATTTAAGGAGGTTTCAAAGAGAGACCGAAAAAGATGTAAGCATCGTAAAAGAAGCGATGATTCTTACAAACACATGGGATCTTAAGGATAGATATGTAAATGAATTAAGCGGTGGTCAAAGGCAAAGGGTTTACATTGCAAGAGCATTGGCTCAAGAGCCTAAGATTTTGTTATTGGATGAGCCGATTTCACATTTAGATGTAAAATATCAAGTAGAAGTGCTTTCAATACTTAAGCGATTGACCGCAAAGGGGATACTCGTGTTTTCTGTTCTTCATGACATCAATTTATCATCTCAATTTTGCGATTTTATTCTGCTTATGAAAGATGGAGAGATTATATCAATGGGGACGCCAAATGAAGTTATAACTGTAGAAAATATAAAGATGGTTTTTTCTGTGGATGCACATGTAATCAGAAATCCCATTACAGATACACCTCTTATTGTTATTTCAAAAAGACAAGGGGATGGTTTAAAAATTGTGTAA
- the cobD gene encoding threonine-phosphate decarboxylase CobD, whose product MDKYEHGGNIYVYDKDVIDFSSNINPLGFPECIKDSIDIVDLTKYPDVNYTKLKNSISKYTGLKSENIIVGNGASELIYLFVRAFFLKKPLIPSPAFLEYERAVTLLGGNPFYYQIPEKNGYVIDADEIVNRLKEVDSVIIGNPNNPTGKAIKRKDVEYMVKEAKKLDLPVMIDEAFMEFIYDYEEYQSLDLINDYDNLFIIRAATKFFGLPGLRLGYGFGSENLIKRLEAYKEPWTVNVFADAAGRKIFADVKFMENTRKYIKEEVDYLTNELKKIDGLVVFDTQVNFMLLKLKNRRVNDLKEELLKRGILIRDASNFRYLDDRYFRVAVKSHDDNVKLVEAIKEILK is encoded by the coding sequence ATGGATAAATACGAACATGGTGGCAATATATATGTTTACGATAAAGATGTGATAGATTTTAGTTCAAACATAAATCCTCTTGGCTTTCCGGAGTGTATAAAAGATTCCATTGATATTGTGGATTTGACAAAGTACCCTGATGTAAACTACACAAAATTGAAAAATTCTATTTCAAAATATACAGGGCTGAAAAGTGAAAATATAATAGTTGGCAATGGTGCTTCTGAACTTATTTACCTTTTTGTTAGAGCATTTTTTCTGAAAAAGCCCCTTATACCATCACCTGCTTTTTTGGAATACGAAAGAGCAGTCACTTTGTTAGGGGGAAATCCTTTCTACTACCAAATTCCTGAAAAAAATGGATACGTGATTGATGCAGATGAAATAGTAAATCGCCTCAAAGAAGTAGATTCTGTCATCATAGGAAATCCAAATAATCCTACAGGAAAGGCAATAAAGCGAAAAGATGTGGAATACATGGTGAAGGAAGCGAAAAAGCTTGATTTGCCAGTGATGATAGATGAGGCGTTTATGGAATTTATATACGATTATGAGGAATACCAGTCTTTAGATCTCATAAATGACTACGATAATCTTTTTATCATAAGAGCTGCCACCAAATTTTTTGGTCTGCCAGGATTGCGCTTAGGATACGGTTTTGGAAGTGAAAATTTGATAAAGAGATTGGAAGCTTATAAAGAGCCTTGGACGGTAAATGTTTTTGCTGATGCAGCAGGAAGAAAGATTTTTGCTGATGTCAAATTTATGGAAAATACAAGAAAATACATAAAAGAGGAAGTAGATTATTTGACGAATGAGCTTAAAAAGATAGATGGATTAGTCGTTTTTGATACGCAAGTCAATTTTATGCTTTTAAAGCTGAAGAACCGGAGAGTTAATGATTTAAAAGAAGAATTATTAAAAAGAGGGATACTAATAAGAGATGCTTCAAATTTCAGGTATTTGGACGATAGGTATTTTCGAGTGGCTGTAAAAAGCCATGATGACAATGTAAAATTGGTAGAAGCTATAAAAGAAATTTTAAAATGA
- the cobS gene encoding adenosylcobinamide-GDP ribazoletransferase, with amino-acid sequence MDEIKAFILSFQFMTRIPINIQIDADRNDFHRIVKYFPLVGGFIGAVASFMFFVSKNIFPREIAVTVAVASSYILTGAMHIDGFADTFDGLFSNRSRDRMLEIMRDSRLGTNGVLALVFLIILKILFLTDIKSNLIYSTLILMPLVGRFSIILAAYVSKSARGGEGLGGLIIGKISMVELILSLLFTSVIGIYFVHFTALLKLLAVSSIVTYIITKYISMRIGGMTGDTLGAVNEFAELVIAVSMYLMSAIKL; translated from the coding sequence ATGGATGAGATAAAAGCTTTTATATTATCGTTTCAATTTATGACAAGGATACCTATTAATATCCAAATTGATGCAGATAGAAATGACTTTCACAGGATAGTCAAATATTTCCCGCTTGTAGGAGGATTTATTGGTGCTGTTGCAAGTTTCATGTTTTTTGTTTCTAAAAATATATTTCCCCGGGAAATAGCTGTCACAGTAGCTGTAGCATCATCGTACATTCTGACAGGTGCTATGCACATCGATGGGTTTGCAGATACATTCGATGGCCTTTTTAGCAACAGAAGTCGTGATAGAATGCTTGAGATAATGAGGGATTCAAGGCTTGGGACGAATGGAGTTCTCGCTTTGGTTTTTTTAATAATTTTGAAGATATTGTTTTTAACTGACATCAAGAGTAATCTCATATATTCTACATTGATATTGATGCCTCTCGTTGGACGTTTTTCCATAATTTTAGCAGCGTATGTATCGAAATCGGCAAGAGGTGGAGAAGGTCTGGGAGGACTTATCATAGGGAAAATATCTATGGTGGAGTTAATATTAAGCTTATTGTTTACATCAGTTATAGGCATATATTTTGTTCATTTCACAGCATTACTGAAGCTTTTAGCTGTATCATCAATTGTCACGTATATTATCACTAAGTACATATCCATGAGAATAGGTGGCATGACAGGTGATACATTAGGTGCTGTCAATGAATTTGCAGAGCTTGTGATTGCTGTTTCGATGTATCTAATGAGCGCCATAAAGTTGTAG